Proteins encoded within one genomic window of Streptomyces sp. NBC_01314:
- a CDS encoding sensor histidine kinase — MSTFQRAKAWLTAHPTALDAALAVGVLVAMVAGAFVDPHAEHGDKWGARTPDGLGFVLMVSAAAVLIARRRAPMAVLAATSALAVAELVTGDPRAPVAMSAVIALYTVASTTDRPTTWRVGLLTMTVLTGTAMLAGPLSWYDQENVGIFAWTGMAAAAGDAVRSRRDFVHAIRERAERAERTREEEARRRVAEERLRIARDLHDVVAHHIALVNVQAGVAAHVMDKRPDQAKEALAHVREASRSALNELRATVGLLRQSGDPEAPTEPAPGLVRLDELVGTFHSAGLAVEVARADQGVTLPAAVDLAAYRVIQEALTNVRKHAGQEVKAEVSVVRVGPNMEITILDNGTGQATTDGAGEEADGGGGHGLLGMRERVTALGGTLATGPRYGGGFRVHAILPLKTRTTAAEAVRP; from the coding sequence GTGAGCACCTTCCAGCGCGCCAAGGCCTGGTTGACAGCACACCCCACCGCACTGGACGCGGCCCTCGCCGTGGGCGTCCTCGTCGCGATGGTCGCGGGCGCCTTCGTCGACCCCCACGCCGAGCACGGTGACAAGTGGGGCGCCCGCACCCCCGACGGCCTCGGCTTCGTGCTGATGGTGTCGGCCGCCGCCGTCCTGATCGCCCGCCGCCGCGCACCCATGGCCGTACTGGCCGCCACCTCCGCCCTCGCCGTCGCCGAACTGGTGACCGGTGACCCGCGCGCGCCCGTCGCGATGTCCGCCGTCATCGCCCTGTACACCGTCGCCTCCACCACCGACCGCCCCACCACCTGGCGCGTCGGCCTGCTCACGATGACCGTGCTGACCGGTACGGCCATGCTCGCCGGCCCCCTGTCCTGGTACGACCAGGAGAACGTCGGCATCTTCGCCTGGACCGGCATGGCCGCCGCGGCAGGGGACGCCGTACGCAGCCGCCGCGACTTCGTGCACGCCATCCGGGAACGCGCCGAACGGGCGGAGCGCACCCGTGAGGAGGAGGCCCGCCGCCGGGTCGCCGAGGAGCGTCTGCGGATCGCCCGAGACCTGCACGACGTCGTCGCCCACCACATCGCCCTGGTCAACGTGCAGGCCGGAGTCGCCGCGCACGTCATGGACAAGCGGCCCGACCAGGCCAAGGAGGCCCTCGCCCACGTCCGCGAGGCCAGCCGCTCCGCACTCAACGAACTCCGTGCCACCGTCGGCCTGCTCCGCCAGTCCGGGGACCCAGAGGCCCCGACCGAGCCCGCCCCCGGCCTCGTACGGCTCGACGAACTCGTCGGCACCTTCCACAGCGCGGGCCTGGCGGTCGAGGTGGCCCGTGCCGACCAGGGGGTGACCCTGCCGGCAGCCGTCGACCTCGCCGCGTACCGCGTCATCCAGGAAGCCCTCACCAATGTGCGCAAGCACGCGGGCCAGGAAGTGAAGGCCGAGGTCAGCGTCGTACGCGTAGGCCCGAACATGGAGATCACCATCCTGGACAACGGCACCGGGCAGGCGACCACGGACGGCGCGGGTGAGGAGGCGGACGGCGGCGGCGGGCACGGCCTCCTCGGCATGCGCGAACGCGTCACCGCGCTCGGCGGCACCCTCGCCACCGGCCCCCGCTACGGCGGCGGCTTCCGCGTCCATGCGATCCTGCCGCTCAAGACCCGAACGACCGCCGCGGAAGCCGTACGACCGTGA
- a CDS encoding HesB/IscA family protein, which yields MSVSDETGTVTDGIIVTDAAAAKVRALLDQEGRDDLALRVAVQPGGCSGLRYQLFFDERSLDGDVLKDFDGVKVITDRMSAPYLGGATIDFVDTIEKQGFTIDNPNATGSCACGDSFS from the coding sequence ATGTCCGTATCGGACGAGACCGGCACCGTCACCGACGGCATCATCGTGACCGACGCCGCCGCGGCCAAGGTCAGGGCCCTGCTCGACCAGGAAGGCCGTGACGATCTGGCGCTGCGCGTCGCCGTTCAGCCCGGCGGCTGCTCCGGCCTGCGTTACCAGCTCTTCTTCGACGAGCGCTCGCTCGACGGCGACGTCCTGAAGGACTTCGACGGCGTGAAGGTCATCACCGACCGCATGAGCGCCCCGTACCTGGGCGGCGCCACGATCGACTTCGTCGACACCATCGAGAAGCAGGGCTTCACCATCGACAACCCGAACGCGACGGGCTCCTGCGCCTGCGGCGACTCCTTCAGCTGA
- a CDS encoding response regulator encodes MTIRVLLADDQALLRSAFRVLVDSEPDMEVVGEASNGAEAVRLAKEERADVVLMDIRMPGTDGLAATRLISADPTLAQVRVVILTTFEVDDYVVQSLRAGASGFLGKGAEPEELLNAIRIAAGGEALLSPTATKGLIARFLAQPDDSADGEGAAARSARLATLTSREREVLVQVAGGLSNDEIAERLEVSPLTVKTHVNRGMAKLGARDRAQLVVFAYESGLVRPRVD; translated from the coding sequence ATGACGATCCGTGTCCTGCTCGCCGACGACCAGGCCCTGCTGCGCAGTGCCTTCCGGGTGCTCGTCGACTCGGAGCCGGACATGGAGGTGGTGGGGGAGGCGTCGAACGGGGCGGAGGCGGTGCGGCTCGCGAAGGAGGAGCGGGCGGACGTCGTACTGATGGACATCCGGATGCCGGGCACGGACGGGCTGGCCGCCACCCGCCTGATCAGCGCCGATCCGACGCTCGCCCAGGTCCGTGTCGTCATCCTCACCACCTTCGAGGTCGACGACTACGTCGTGCAGTCGCTGCGCGCCGGCGCCTCCGGCTTCCTCGGCAAGGGCGCCGAGCCGGAGGAACTGCTGAACGCGATCCGGATCGCCGCCGGCGGTGAGGCCCTGCTGTCGCCCACCGCGACCAAGGGCCTGATCGCCCGTTTCCTCGCCCAGCCGGACGACTCGGCCGACGGCGAGGGTGCCGCCGCCCGCTCGGCGCGCCTCGCCACGCTGACCAGCCGCGAGCGCGAGGTGCTCGTACAGGTCGCGGGCGGGCTCTCCAACGACGAGATCGCCGAGCGCCTGGAGGTCAGCCCGCTGACCGTGAAGACACACGTCAACCGGGGCATGGCCAAGCTCGGCGCCCGCGACCGGGCCCAACTGGTGGTCTTCGCGTACGAATCGGGGCTGGTACGCCCACGGGTGGACTGA
- the nadA gene encoding quinolinate synthase NadA, whose translation MTTAQTQELDVQPTPLALLLLGREADPRSERGVECPGDLPSPSDPDLVERARAAKEKLGDKVFVLGHHYQRDEVIQFADVTGDSFKLARDAAARPEAEYIVFCGVHFMAESADILTGDDQKVVLPDLAAGCSMADMATAEQVAECWDVLTEAGIAEQVVPVSYMNSSADIKAFTGKHGGTICTSSNAKRALDWAFEQGEKVLFLPDQHLGRNTAVRDMGMSLDDCVLYNPHKPNGGLTVEQLRAAKMILWRGHCSVHGRFSLQSVNDVRERIPGVNVLVHPECKHEVVAAADYVGSTEYIIKALEAAPAGSKWAIGTELNLVRRLANRFAPEGKEIVFLDRAVCFCSTMNRIDLPHLVWTLESLAEGTLVNRIEVDKETETFAKLALERMLALP comes from the coding sequence GTGACCACCGCCCAGACCCAGGAGCTCGACGTACAGCCGACGCCCCTCGCCCTGCTGCTGCTCGGCCGCGAGGCCGACCCGAGGAGCGAGCGGGGTGTCGAGTGTCCGGGTGACCTTCCCTCCCCGTCCGACCCCGACCTTGTGGAGCGCGCCCGCGCGGCCAAGGAGAAGCTCGGGGACAAGGTCTTCGTGCTGGGCCACCACTACCAGCGCGACGAGGTCATCCAGTTCGCGGACGTCACGGGCGACTCCTTCAAGCTGGCCCGGGACGCGGCGGCGCGGCCCGAGGCCGAGTACATCGTGTTCTGCGGTGTGCACTTCATGGCCGAGTCGGCGGACATCCTCACCGGCGACGACCAGAAGGTCGTCCTGCCGGACCTGGCCGCAGGGTGCTCCATGGCCGACATGGCCACCGCCGAGCAGGTCGCCGAGTGCTGGGACGTGCTGACCGAGGCGGGCATAGCCGAGCAGGTCGTGCCCGTCTCGTACATGAACTCCTCCGCCGACATCAAGGCCTTCACCGGCAAGCACGGCGGCACGATCTGCACCTCGTCGAACGCGAAACGGGCCCTGGACTGGGCCTTCGAGCAGGGCGAGAAGGTCCTGTTCCTGCCGGACCAGCACCTGGGGCGCAACACCGCGGTGCGGGACATGGGGATGTCGCTCGACGACTGTGTCCTCTACAACCCGCACAAGCCGAACGGCGGGCTCACGGTCGAGCAGCTGCGGGCCGCGAAGATGATCCTGTGGCGGGGGCACTGCTCGGTGCACGGCCGCTTCAGCCTGCAGTCCGTGAACGACGTACGGGAGCGCATTCCGGGCGTGAACGTCCTCGTCCACCCCGAGTGCAAGCACGAGGTCGTGGCGGCGGCGGACTACGTCGGGTCGACCGAGTACATCATCAAGGCGCTGGAGGCCGCTCCGGCCGGTTCCAAGTGGGCCATCGGCACCGAGCTGAACCTCGTCCGGCGGCTGGCGAACCGTTTCGCGCCCGAAGGCAAGGAGATCGTCTTCCTCGACCGCGCGGTCTGCTTCTGCTCCACCATGAACCGCATCGACCTTCCCCACCTCGTCTGGACCCTGGAGTCCCTCGCCGAGGGCACCCTCGTCAACCGCATCGAGGTCGACAAGGAGACGGAGACGTTCGCGAAGCTGGCGCTGGAGCGGATGCTGGCGCTGCCGTAG
- a CDS encoding protein kinase, protein MALHSDDPRSVGGYKVVDRLGNGGMGVVYRARARSGREVAVKVVHAQYAQDAVFRARFRQEIEAVRKVSGAFTAAVVDADPEAERPWMATQYVPGRSLAQRIRDRGPLRVTELRPLALGLVEALREIHRAGVVHRDLKPANVLMAQDGPRVIDFGISRATENLNLTETGQMIGTPPFMSPEQLTDARTAGPASDVFSLGTLLVYAVTGRGPFDADSPYLTAYRVMHDAPVLDGVDGPLRGVLERCLAKKAADRPGLDELAQEFADALPEPEPGDLPPVTPRTDTQDVATEPRPGPTTYPGPAPRPARRRRVRPLLAATGTVGALVLGLTAYLLGPGGVRTTDTAAPAPSPTSRWTAPPSGWQPWQTTVFAKASAGTHGPLPSKDGGAGGAPSCQVHGNAVYCGGEGVLPIRVDGRTGKTVWRADLVPATHERDRYYASVLGVRDGTVLVQQTVFSGEPVVDPVDLVALDADTGERLWTRRVDITEIAPALTGDLVLTPEPDGVTVTARSPRTGAERWSLRMPAGHHCTFTTAGAGTYAHCRPVTRDAKAANPESRVLVVDRADGSARTVKVPLNSVLLGAKQGDLVLVADGTEYTDATRGSDPTYDTILLQDLETGTRVMTQPGENGRGRAALTDGMLVFTRSGGQVTAVSPHTGELLWRTRTSLERPGEPGYDAVTGTVYLASDTGRVAALDRLKGTLLWETLPRATPTWSVQGAPRALPHEGALVVAVSDGTLFSLDPAHPDREPVSG, encoded by the coding sequence GTGGCCCTGCACAGCGACGACCCGAGATCGGTCGGCGGGTACAAAGTGGTCGACCGGCTCGGAAACGGCGGCATGGGCGTCGTCTACCGGGCACGGGCACGTTCCGGCCGCGAGGTCGCCGTGAAGGTGGTGCACGCCCAGTACGCCCAGGATGCCGTCTTCCGCGCCCGGTTCCGGCAGGAGATCGAGGCCGTCCGCAAGGTCAGCGGCGCCTTCACCGCGGCCGTCGTGGACGCCGACCCGGAGGCGGAACGCCCCTGGATGGCGACCCAGTACGTGCCCGGGCGCTCGCTCGCCCAGCGGATCCGCGACCGGGGCCCGCTCCGCGTCACCGAGCTGCGCCCCCTGGCCCTGGGACTCGTCGAGGCGCTGCGGGAGATCCACCGGGCCGGTGTGGTGCACCGGGACCTGAAGCCGGCCAACGTCCTGATGGCGCAGGACGGCCCCCGCGTCATCGACTTCGGCATCTCCCGCGCGACGGAGAACCTCAATCTGACCGAGACCGGACAGATGATCGGCACCCCGCCGTTCATGTCGCCGGAACAGCTCACCGACGCCCGCACGGCCGGCCCGGCCTCGGACGTCTTCTCGCTCGGGACCCTCCTGGTGTACGCCGTCACCGGGCGGGGCCCCTTCGACGCGGACAGCCCTTATCTGACGGCCTACCGGGTGATGCACGACGCACCCGTGCTGGACGGGGTGGACGGGCCGCTGCGCGGCGTTCTGGAACGCTGTCTGGCCAAGAAGGCCGCCGACCGGCCCGGACTCGACGAACTGGCCCAGGAGTTCGCGGACGCCCTGCCGGAGCCGGAGCCGGGCGACCTGCCGCCGGTGACGCCCCGCACGGACACCCAGGACGTCGCGACGGAGCCCCGCCCGGGTCCCACGACGTACCCCGGACCGGCCCCGCGGCCCGCCCGCCGACGCCGTGTCCGGCCCCTGCTCGCCGCGACCGGCACCGTGGGCGCGCTGGTCCTCGGGCTGACGGCCTATCTGCTGGGACCGGGTGGCGTGCGGACGACCGACACGGCGGCACCCGCGCCGTCCCCGACCTCCCGCTGGACGGCCCCGCCCAGCGGCTGGCAGCCCTGGCAGACGACGGTGTTCGCGAAGGCGTCGGCCGGTACCCACGGGCCGCTGCCCTCGAAGGACGGCGGCGCCGGCGGCGCCCCCTCCTGCCAGGTGCACGGGAACGCTGTCTACTGCGGGGGCGAGGGAGTCCTCCCCATCCGCGTCGACGGCAGGACCGGAAAGACCGTCTGGCGGGCCGACCTCGTACCGGCCACCCACGAGCGGGATCGGTACTACGCCTCGGTCCTCGGCGTCCGGGACGGGACCGTCCTCGTGCAGCAGACCGTCTTCAGCGGCGAACCCGTGGTGGACCCGGTCGATCTCGTAGCCCTCGACGCGGACACCGGGGAGCGGCTGTGGACCCGTCGGGTGGACATCACCGAGATCGCCCCGGCCCTGACCGGCGACCTCGTCCTCACCCCCGAACCCGACGGTGTGACGGTCACGGCCCGTTCACCGCGCACGGGCGCCGAGCGCTGGTCCCTGCGGATGCCCGCCGGCCACCACTGCACGTTCACCACGGCCGGAGCGGGCACGTACGCGCACTGTCGGCCGGTGACCCGGGACGCCAAGGCGGCGAACCCGGAATCCCGGGTCCTGGTCGTGGACCGCGCCGACGGCTCGGCCAGGACCGTGAAGGTGCCGCTGAACAGCGTCCTTCTCGGCGCGAAGCAGGGAGACCTGGTCCTGGTCGCGGACGGCACCGAATACACCGACGCGACCCGCGGCAGCGACCCGACGTACGACACGATCCTGCTCCAGGACCTGGAGACCGGTACCCGAGTGATGACGCAGCCGGGCGAGAACGGGCGGGGCCGGGCGGCCCTGACGGACGGCATGCTGGTGTTCACCCGGTCCGGCGGTCAGGTGACTGCCGTGTCACCGCACACGGGCGAGCTGCTGTGGCGGACCAGGACCAGTCTGGAACGGCCGGGCGAGCCCGGGTACGACGCCGTGACGGGCACCGTCTACCTGGCCAGCGACACCGGCAGGGTCGCGGCGCTCGACAGGCTCAAGGGCACCCTGCTGTGGGAGACGCTGCCCCGTGCCACGCCGACCTGGTCGGTCCAAGGCGCTCCCCGGGCGCTGCCCCACGAGGGAGCGCTGGTCGTGGCCGTCTCCGACGGCACGCTCTTCTCCCTCGACCCCGCCCACCCCGACCGGGAGCCCGTATCGGGGTGA
- a CDS encoding efflux RND transporter permease subunit, with translation MSWLSRFSLAQRALVGLMSIIALVFGAIAIPQLKQQLLPTIELPMVSVLAPYQGASPDVVEKQVVEPIEDSLEAVDGITGVTSTAGEGNALIMASFDYGPGTDQLVADVQQAVNRVRAQLPADVDPQVIAGSTDDMPTVVLAVSSDEDQQALADQLDRTVVPTLEGIDGVGQVTVDGVRDLQVAVTPDDAKLAKAGLTTMALSQALQAGGVTVPAGSFDEDGANRTVQVGGGYTSLEQIENLMVRGEGAKKPVRLADVAAVKEEQAKADSITRTNGEPSLAVMVTMDRDGSAVAISEAVEDKLSDMRRDLGSGATVTVVSDQGPAVSKSIDGLTTEGALGLLFAVLVILVFLASIRSTLVTAVSIPLSVVLALIVLWTRDLSLNMLTLGALTIAIGRVVDDSIVVLENIKRHLGYGEEREEAILKAVREVAGAVTSSTLTTVAVFLPIGLTGGMVGQLFGSFSLTVTAALLASLVVSLTVVPVLSYWFLRAPKGTPEDAEEARRTAEEKEAKSRLQRFYVPVLRFATRRRLTSVAVAAVVLIGTFGMAPLLKTNFFDPGDQEVLSLKQELKPGTSLAATDEQTKKVEKLLADTKGVKDYQVTVGSSGFLAAFGGGTDSNQASYSVMLDDSVTAADVQDTIEKGLAGLSGVGTTTVAVGDAFGSQDLSVVVKAADGDVLREAADQVRDAVSTMDNVTDVTSDLAQSVPRISVRATDKAAAAGFDDQTLGAAVSQAVRGTTSGRAVLDDTERDVVIKSANPAETLKELRDLPLGAVKLGDIADVELVDGPVSMTRIDGQRAATITAKPKGDNTGAVSTDLTAKLDALKLPEGATADIGGVSQDQDEAFASLGLAMLAAIAIVFMLLVATFRSLVQPLILLVSIPFAATGAIGLLIITGTPMGVPAMIGMLMLIGIVVTNAIVLIDLINQYRRQGYGTVEAVIEGGRHRLRPILMTALATIFALLPMALGITGEGGFIAQPLAVVVIGGLITSTLLTLLLVPTLYTMVEIRKERRAKKKALKRSGTPSEPTESQKPESEKPEPAGV, from the coding sequence ATGTCCTGGCTGTCTCGGTTCAGCCTCGCACAACGGGCCCTCGTCGGTCTGATGTCGATCATCGCGCTCGTCTTCGGGGCGATCGCGATACCCCAGCTCAAGCAGCAGCTGCTGCCCACCATCGAACTGCCCATGGTGTCCGTGCTGGCGCCCTACCAGGGCGCTTCCCCGGACGTGGTCGAGAAGCAGGTCGTCGAGCCCATCGAGGACAGCCTCGAAGCCGTCGACGGCATCACGGGCGTCACCTCCACCGCCGGCGAGGGCAATGCCCTGATCATGGCGTCCTTCGACTACGGGCCCGGCACCGACCAGCTCGTCGCCGATGTCCAGCAGGCCGTCAACCGGGTCCGGGCGCAGCTGCCGGCCGACGTGGATCCGCAGGTGATCGCGGGCTCGACGGACGACATGCCGACCGTCGTCCTCGCCGTCTCCTCCGACGAGGACCAGCAGGCCCTGGCCGACCAGCTCGACCGGACCGTCGTGCCGACGCTCGAAGGCATCGACGGCGTCGGCCAGGTCACCGTCGACGGCGTACGCGATCTCCAGGTCGCCGTCACCCCCGACGACGCGAAGCTGGCGAAGGCGGGCCTGACCACGATGGCCCTCTCCCAGGCCCTCCAGGCGGGCGGCGTCACCGTTCCCGCGGGCTCCTTCGACGAGGACGGCGCCAACCGCACCGTCCAGGTCGGCGGCGGCTACACCTCGCTGGAGCAGATCGAGAACCTGATGGTGCGTGGCGAGGGTGCCAAGAAGCCCGTACGTCTCGCCGACGTGGCCGCCGTCAAGGAGGAGCAGGCCAAGGCCGACTCCATCACCCGGACGAACGGTGAGCCGAGCCTCGCGGTCATGGTCACCATGGACCGCGACGGCAGCGCGGTCGCCATCTCCGAGGCCGTCGAGGACAAGCTGTCGGACATGCGCCGCGACCTGGGCTCCGGCGCCACCGTCACCGTGGTCAGCGACCAGGGTCCGGCGGTCTCCAAGTCCATCGACGGCCTGACCACCGAGGGAGCCCTCGGTCTGCTCTTCGCGGTCCTGGTCATCCTGGTCTTCCTGGCGTCGATCCGCTCGACCCTCGTCACCGCGGTGTCCATCCCGCTGTCGGTGGTCCTGGCGCTGATCGTCCTGTGGACCCGTGACCTCTCCCTCAACATGCTGACGCTCGGCGCGCTGACCATCGCCATCGGCCGGGTCGTCGACGACTCGATCGTCGTCCTGGAGAACATCAAGCGTCACCTCGGCTACGGCGAGGAGCGCGAGGAGGCGATCCTCAAGGCGGTCCGCGAGGTCGCCGGCGCGGTCACGTCCTCCACCCTGACGACCGTCGCGGTCTTCCTCCCGATCGGCCTGACCGGCGGCATGGTCGGCCAGCTGTTCGGCAGCTTCTCGCTGACCGTCACGGCGGCCCTGCTGGCCTCTCTCGTGGTCTCGCTGACCGTGGTCCCGGTGCTGTCGTACTGGTTCCTGCGCGCCCCGAAGGGCACGCCCGAGGACGCCGAGGAAGCCCGCCGTACGGCCGAGGAGAAGGAGGCGAAGAGCCGCCTCCAGCGCTTCTACGTCCCCGTCCTGCGCTTCGCCACCCGCCGCCGGCTGACCAGTGTGGCCGTCGCGGCCGTCGTCCTGATCGGCACGTTCGGCATGGCCCCGCTGCTGAAGACGAACTTCTTCGACCCGGGCGACCAGGAGGTCCTCAGCCTCAAGCAGGAGCTGAAGCCCGGCACGAGCCTCGCGGCGACCGACGAGCAGACCAAGAAGGTCGAGAAGCTGCTCGCCGACACCAAGGGCGTCAAGGACTACCAGGTCACCGTCGGCTCCTCCGGCTTCCTGGCCGCGTTCGGCGGTGGCACCGACTCCAACCAGGCCTCGTACAGCGTCATGCTGGACGACTCGGTCACCGCCGCGGACGTCCAGGACACGATCGAGAAGGGCCTCGCCGGGCTCTCCGGGGTCGGTACGACGACCGTCGCGGTCGGCGACGCCTTCGGCAGCCAGGACCTCAGCGTGGTCGTGAAGGCCGCCGACGGCGATGTCCTGCGCGAGGCCGCCGACCAGGTCCGCGACGCGGTCTCGACGATGGACAACGTCACGGACGTCACCAGCGACCTCGCCCAGAGCGTGCCCCGCATCTCCGTGAGGGCCACCGACAAGGCGGCCGCGGCCGGCTTCGACGACCAGACCCTCGGCGCCGCCGTCTCCCAGGCCGTCCGCGGTACGACCAGCGGCCGGGCCGTCCTCGACGACACCGAGCGGGACGTCGTCATCAAGTCGGCGAACCCCGCCGAGACGCTCAAGGAGCTGCGGGACCTGCCGCTGGGCGCGGTGAAGCTGGGGGACATCGCGGACGTCGAGCTGGTGGACGGCCCGGTCTCCATGACCCGGATCGACGGCCAGCGGGCCGCGACGATCACGGCGAAACCCAAGGGCGACAACACCGGCGCGGTCAGCACCGACCTCACCGCCAAGCTGGACGCCCTGAAGCTTCCCGAGGGTGCCACCGCCGACATCGGCGGCGTCTCCCAGGACCAGGACGAGGCCTTCGCCTCCCTCGGTCTCGCGATGCTCGCGGCGATCGCGATCGTCTTCATGCTGCTGGTCGCGACCTTCCGGTCCCTGGTCCAGCCGCTGATCCTGCTGGTCTCGATCCCCTTCGCGGCCACCGGCGCGATCGGCCTGCTGATCATCACCGGCACGCCCATGGGTGTCCCCGCGATGATCGGCATGCTGATGCTGATCGGCATCGTGGTGACGAACGCGATCGTGCTGATCGACCTGATCAACCAGTACCGCCGCCAGGGCTACGGCACGGTGGAGGCGGTCATCGAGGGCGGACGCCACCGTCTGCGTCCCATCCTGATGACGGCGCTGGCGACGATCTTCGCGCTGCTGCCCATGGCCCTCGGCATCACGGGCGAGGGCGGCTTCATCGCCCAGCCCCTCGCGGTGGTCGTCATCGGCGGCCTGATCACCTCGACGCTGCTGACCCTCCTCCTGGTCCCGACCCTCTACACGATGGTCGAGATCCGTAAGGAACGACGGGCGAAGAAGAAGGCCCTGAAGCGCTCGGGCACCCCGTCCGAGCCGACCGAGTCGCAGAAGCCGGAGTCGGAGAAGCCGGAGCCCGCCGGGGTCTGA
- a CDS encoding carbohydrate kinase family protein: MRIAVSGSIATDHLMTFPGRFADQLVADQLHTVSLSFLVDQLDVRRGGVGANVAFGMGQLGTRPILVGAAGSDFDEYRAWLDRHGVDTASVRISETLHTARFVCTTDADHNQIGSFYTGAMSEARLIELKTVADRVDGLDLVLIGADDPEAMLRHTEECRSRNIPFAADFSQQIARMNGDEIRILLDGATYLFSNEYEKGLIESKTGWSDAEILAKVGHRVTTLGAQGVRVERAGHDPIEVGCPEEERKAEPTGVGDAFRAGFLSGLVWGVSLERAAQVGCMLATLVIETVGTQEYQLRRANFMDRFTKAYGDEAAEEVRTHLG; encoded by the coding sequence GTGCGTATCGCAGTCTCCGGCTCCATCGCCACCGATCATCTGATGACCTTCCCGGGCCGCTTCGCCGACCAACTCGTCGCGGACCAGCTGCACACGGTCTCCCTGTCCTTCCTCGTCGACCAGCTCGACGTACGCCGGGGCGGTGTCGGCGCGAACGTCGCGTTCGGCATGGGACAGCTCGGTACGCGCCCGATCCTGGTCGGTGCGGCGGGCTCCGACTTCGACGAGTACCGCGCGTGGCTCGACCGGCACGGTGTGGACACCGCCTCCGTGCGCATCTCCGAGACGCTGCACACGGCCCGGTTCGTGTGCACCACGGACGCCGACCACAACCAGATCGGCTCCTTCTACACCGGCGCGATGAGCGAGGCCCGCCTCATCGAGCTGAAGACCGTCGCCGACCGCGTCGACGGCCTCGACCTCGTCCTCATCGGCGCGGACGACCCGGAGGCGATGCTCCGCCACACGGAGGAGTGCCGCTCCCGGAACATCCCGTTCGCCGCGGACTTCTCCCAGCAGATCGCCCGGATGAACGGTGACGAGATCCGGATACTGCTGGACGGCGCCACCTACCTCTTCTCCAACGAGTACGAGAAGGGCCTCATCGAGTCCAAGACCGGCTGGTCGGACGCGGAGATCCTCGCGAAGGTCGGCCACCGGGTGACCACGCTCGGCGCGCAGGGCGTACGCGTCGAGCGGGCCGGTCACGACCCGATCGAGGTCGGCTGCCCGGAGGAGGAGCGCAAGGCCGAGCCCACGGGTGTCGGCGACGCGTTCCGCGCGGGGTTCCTCTCGGGGCTGGTCTGGGGCGTCTCGCTGGAGCGGGCCGCCCAGGTCGGCTGCATGCTCGCCACGCTCGTGATCGAGACCGTGGGTACGCAGGAGTACCAGCTGCGGCGGGCGAACTTCATGGACCGGTTCACGAAGGCGTACGGGGACGAGGCGGCGGAAGAGGTCCGTACGCACCTCGGCTGA